The Sporosarcina luteola genome contains a region encoding:
- a CDS encoding DNA ligase D encodes MKPMLMMDTDELPVGKDWLYETKYDGFRAILQWDKEGIQLFSRNEKLLNDIFPEIIEDCRRIEHMIKPFLPLVFDGELVCLQNDFKSEFAIVQTRGRMRKKEVIAYHSNVFPCQYIVFDLLVLKGKDVSGKVLEKRKVDLKKCFEQVGLPTTVHYRHESLIQLIETFTDETELWDRVRLNNGEGAMAKRVKSVWSNEKRTNQWLKVKNWRLVTVIITRYEQVNGFFTGAIYRDGQLVEITTFKHGMSDEELKTLSELFLKNGRHIGDSVYEIEPSICANINCISFDGKHLREPRFHSFQFEVNPDDCQWRQLLRQVNPIPEKIQITHPDKPVWPKQGLVKDDYLLYLQSAAPFILPFMKERHLTLIRFPHGVPGEKFYQKSVPDYAPDFVKTSRDEDIDYIVCNDITTLLWLGNQLALEYHIPFQTINTKMPTEIVFDLDPPSVEEFSLSVEAALRLKAIFDQFQLTSFIKTSGGKGLQVYIPLPVDTFTYDDTRIFTKFVSDFLVDQEPQWFTTERLKKNRGNKLYLDYVQHHEGKTIVAPYSPRGNELATVATPLNWEEVGASLRPEQFTIKSVTERMKTIGDPFLEFRKVGDVQPFEVVLEQLRGLLEDN; translated from the coding sequence ATGAAACCGATGTTAATGATGGATACAGATGAATTGCCTGTAGGAAAAGATTGGCTGTATGAAACGAAATACGATGGATTCAGGGCGATTCTCCAATGGGATAAAGAAGGGATTCAGCTATTCAGCAGGAATGAAAAACTATTGAACGACATTTTTCCGGAAATTATCGAGGATTGCCGTCGAATTGAACATATGATCAAGCCTTTCCTTCCGCTAGTTTTTGACGGGGAATTGGTCTGTCTTCAAAACGACTTCAAAAGTGAATTCGCCATTGTGCAGACAAGGGGGCGGATGCGGAAGAAAGAAGTCATTGCCTACCATTCCAATGTATTCCCTTGCCAATACATCGTCTTCGATCTTTTAGTGCTGAAAGGAAAAGATGTATCCGGCAAGGTACTTGAAAAGAGGAAAGTGGACCTAAAGAAGTGTTTTGAACAGGTCGGGCTGCCGACTACGGTGCACTATCGTCACGAAAGTCTAATTCAATTAATAGAAACGTTTACAGACGAAACCGAACTATGGGACCGAGTACGACTGAACAACGGGGAAGGGGCAATGGCCAAGCGGGTGAAAAGTGTCTGGAGTAATGAAAAAAGGACGAACCAATGGTTGAAAGTGAAAAACTGGCGATTGGTCACAGTCATTATCACGAGGTATGAACAGGTAAACGGATTTTTCACAGGTGCCATTTATAGGGATGGTCAGCTAGTTGAGATAACAACATTCAAGCATGGAATGTCAGATGAGGAATTGAAGACCCTAAGTGAGTTGTTTCTCAAAAATGGACGCCATATTGGAGACTCCGTTTACGAAATTGAGCCTTCCATTTGTGCAAATATAAATTGCATCAGCTTTGATGGGAAACATCTGCGCGAGCCGAGGTTCCATTCTTTTCAGTTTGAAGTGAACCCCGATGACTGTCAGTGGCGTCAATTGCTTAGGCAAGTGAACCCGATTCCAGAGAAGATCCAAATTACTCATCCTGACAAACCTGTTTGGCCGAAGCAAGGCTTGGTGAAAGACGATTACTTACTTTATTTGCAATCGGCTGCACCCTTTATACTTCCGTTCATGAAAGAACGGCATTTAACCCTAATCCGCTTCCCTCATGGCGTGCCGGGCGAAAAGTTTTATCAGAAAAGCGTACCTGATTATGCTCCTGACTTTGTGAAGACATCAAGAGATGAGGACATTGACTATATCGTCTGTAATGATATCACGACATTGCTATGGCTAGGGAATCAGTTGGCACTTGAATACCACATACCATTTCAAACAATCAATACAAAAATGCCGACCGAGATCGTCTTCGATTTAGACCCGCCTTCCGTAGAGGAATTCTCACTCTCCGTAGAAGCAGCATTGCGTTTGAAGGCGATATTCGATCAGTTCCAACTGACTTCATTTATCAAAACATCCGGCGGCAAAGGTCTGCAAGTATATATTCCACTCCCAGTCGATACATTCACATACGACGATACTCGCATCTTCACAAAGTTCGTCTCCGACTTCCTAGTCGATCAAGAGCCGCAATGGTTCACAACCGAACGCCTGAAAAAGAACAGAGGTAACAAACTATACCTGGACTATGTGCAGCATCACGAAGGAAAAACAATCGTCGCACCCTATTCGCCACGTGGCAACGAATTGGCAACAGTCGCAACTCCTTTGAACTGGGAGGAAGTCGGGGCATCGTTGAGGCCAGAACAATTTACGATTAAAAGTGTAACGGAGCGGATGAAAACTATCGGTGATCCCTTTCTGGAGTTTAGGAAGGTGGGGGATGTACAACCGTTTGAAGTTGTACTTGAACAGCTGAGAGGGTTATTAGAGGATAACTAA
- a CDS encoding long-chain-fatty-acid--CoA ligase: MEVPLILTQFLDHAVKLYGDKKAIICDDRVFTYREMNDRVNQLSDGLRKLGVKKGDRVAYLAPNTVEMLEGFYGVFQLGAVMVPLNIRLKPEDYLYILNHSGSKILFVDQDLYNLILPVREKLETVEEIIVHYYDGSCDEVNYDEFLHAHSKETFQREALEETDVCSLLYTSGTTGKPKGVMLTHRNNYLHALTCMHHLRVTDEDVLAHVLPMFHVNGWGSPFYYTANGATQVCLRKASPESIFDALEKHGVTVMHMAPTVLNSLLQYYDENPLQLEQSTRVFIAGSAPPTAFVNRVEDELGWEFIQVYGMTESSPLSTISRIRTHFKDFTRDEESRLKAKAGYQMIGTDVRVVNDLGEEVAWNGKEIGELIVRGNGVMKGYWRNEEATMEAIRDGWLYTGDMAVVDEYGTVGIVDRKKDVIISGGENISSIEVEGVLYDHPAILEAAVIAVPHEKWGETPHAYVVLRSGYNATEEDLIQFTRDKLAHFKAITGVTFVDELPKNASGKILKVQLRNDYWESVGKAGRFVN, encoded by the coding sequence ATGGAAGTGCCATTAATTCTAACTCAATTTTTAGATCATGCCGTTAAACTCTATGGAGATAAAAAAGCGATTATCTGTGATGACCGGGTATTTACTTATCGGGAAATGAATGACCGTGTTAACCAGTTGTCGGATGGTCTCCGAAAGTTAGGTGTGAAAAAAGGCGACAGAGTGGCCTATCTTGCACCAAATACTGTAGAAATGCTAGAAGGTTTTTATGGCGTGTTTCAGCTAGGGGCTGTCATGGTGCCGTTGAATATCCGCTTAAAACCGGAGGATTACCTCTATATCTTAAATCATAGCGGGTCAAAGATTCTGTTTGTAGATCAGGACTTATACAATTTAATCCTGCCGGTTAGAGAAAAGCTGGAAACCGTCGAGGAGATCATTGTTCACTATTATGACGGCTCCTGTGATGAAGTAAACTATGATGAATTTTTACATGCCCACTCAAAAGAAACATTCCAACGTGAAGCTTTGGAGGAGACGGATGTCTGCAGCTTGCTATACACGAGTGGAACAACCGGGAAACCTAAAGGCGTGATGTTGACACATCGAAATAACTATCTTCATGCTTTGACATGTATGCATCATTTACGGGTAACGGACGAGGATGTCCTTGCACATGTGTTGCCGATGTTTCACGTCAATGGTTGGGGCTCCCCGTTCTACTACACAGCAAACGGAGCAACTCAAGTCTGTTTACGAAAAGCCTCGCCAGAAAGTATTTTTGATGCACTGGAGAAACATGGTGTCACTGTCATGCATATGGCTCCGACGGTATTGAATTCATTATTGCAATACTACGATGAAAACCCATTACAACTTGAGCAAAGCACGCGTGTATTTATTGCTGGATCAGCACCGCCAACAGCATTTGTCAATAGAGTGGAAGATGAGCTAGGGTGGGAGTTCATCCAAGTATACGGCATGACGGAATCCAGTCCGTTAAGTACCATCTCAAGAATCCGCACTCACTTCAAAGATTTTACAAGAGATGAAGAGTCTCGTTTAAAAGCAAAAGCGGGGTACCAAATGATTGGTACTGATGTAAGAGTCGTAAATGATTTGGGGGAAGAAGTGGCTTGGAATGGAAAGGAAATTGGAGAACTCATTGTCCGTGGAAATGGTGTCATGAAAGGGTATTGGAGAAACGAAGAAGCGACAATGGAAGCCATCCGAGATGGTTGGCTGTATACAGGAGATATGGCTGTTGTGGATGAGTATGGAACTGTAGGGATCGTCGACCGGAAAAAAGACGTCATTATCTCTGGGGGCGAAAATATATCCTCCATTGAAGTTGAGGGCGTCTTGTATGATCATCCAGCCATTCTGGAAGCGGCGGTAATTGCAGTTCCTCATGAAAAATGGGGGGAAACGCCTCATGCCTACGTGGTTCTACGTTCAGGGTATAACGCCACCGAAGAAGACCTAATTCAATTTACAAGAGACAAACTCGCCCATTTTAAAGCGATTACGGGAGTCACCTTTGTTGATGAACTACCTAAAAATGCTTCCGGAAAGATTTTAAAAGTGCAGCTGCGCAATGACTACTGGGAGTCGGTTGGAAAAGCGGGGAGATTTGTTAACTGA
- the rpsD gene encoding 30S ribosomal protein S4, with protein sequence MARYTGPSWKLSRRLGISLSGTGKEIEKRPYAPGQHGPTQRKKLSEYGLQLQEKQKLRFMFGVNERQFKTVFNKAGKMPGKHGENFMILLETRLDNIVYRMGLARTRRAARQLVNHGHILVDGKRVDIPSFSVKPGQEISLREKSQNLDVVNEALEVNNYVPEYVTFNTDTKVGTFVRLPERSELAAEINEALIVEYYSR encoded by the coding sequence ATGGCTCGTTATACAGGTCCATCTTGGAAACTTTCCCGTCGTCTTGGCATTTCGCTAAGCGGTACTGGAAAAGAAATCGAAAAACGCCCTTACGCACCGGGACAACACGGTCCTACACAACGTAAAAAACTTTCCGAATACGGATTGCAATTACAAGAAAAACAAAAACTTCGTTTCATGTTCGGCGTGAACGAGCGTCAATTTAAAACTGTTTTCAACAAAGCTGGTAAAATGCCTGGTAAACACGGTGAGAACTTCATGATTCTTCTTGAAACTCGCCTTGACAATATCGTATACCGCATGGGTCTTGCACGCACTCGCCGTGCAGCTCGCCAACTCGTCAACCATGGTCACATCCTAGTTGACGGCAAACGCGTTGACATCCCTTCTTTCAGCGTAAAACCTGGTCAAGAGATCTCTCTTCGTGAAAAATCTCAAAACCTTGATGTTGTTAACGAAGCTCTAGAAGTGAACAACTATGTTCCTGAGTACGTTACATTCAACACTGACACTAAAGTCGGTACATTTGTACGTCTTCCTGAGCGCAGCGAACTTGCTGCTGAAATTAACGAAGCACTTATCGTTGAGTACTACTCTCGTTAA
- a CDS encoding sensor domain-containing diguanylate cyclase, protein MRVMEMNVHEMTLYEMKCSIFDLLSNLDHEYPLEKMLVEFKELFMSLFEIKDAEILLYDNNRFTPLFNTTSYQNNRGLETYTKDHPIFNVSFISHASDREYEFADDSLIIRDVHLAPLAALLFRASEKWHAFAQTPHLKVLKKAFGTFIGQVIQMHKISENEKAYRHLFEVAELFNSTMESDVILEGLMEAVCGSFPAYKVNLLLSNEQKGKTNEYRLFDYANERASAVDAFLSGDLTIENAVDIASSLLNAPIRGRQGIYGILQITAPKNTEFTVAQKSFIRSMANGAGNALENASLYDQSHRLVDDLRLVNEASRELNSNLDLDEMIAFLKVQFMNAFCPHEMAFIFYEDQCNYSISPSSTPLFKETAGKRYIDSVSARFRNGEEAIFDANIQEGNINEFKSLVALPISNGGEVIGFVILMHREEYFFSFDSYKLMRSLIGHSSLAISNIMLRDQLQELVNKDHLTKLFTRSYLDEIVTASIDREESGVFILLDVDDFKLVNDSYGHTTGDMVLRQISALILSIVEGRGIASRWGGEEIAIFMPSATVEEGLDLAKQLVIGIPEATDPTVTVSIGLSGWSPTDGKSYKELFQATDHALYHAKNHGKNRFVLHEQLQR, encoded by the coding sequence ATGAGGGTGATGGAAATGAACGTTCATGAAATGACATTATATGAAATGAAATGTTCCATTTTTGATTTATTGTCAAATCTTGATCACGAATATCCTTTGGAAAAAATGCTCGTTGAGTTCAAAGAACTATTCATGAGTCTTTTTGAAATTAAAGATGCGGAAATACTACTGTACGACAATAATCGTTTTACACCGCTCTTCAATACTACGTCTTATCAGAACAATCGCGGACTGGAAACATATACAAAAGACCATCCAATCTTCAATGTGTCATTCATCTCACATGCTTCCGACAGAGAATATGAGTTTGCGGATGATTCGCTTATCATAAGGGATGTCCATCTTGCTCCTCTTGCCGCACTACTCTTCAGGGCCAGTGAGAAATGGCATGCATTTGCCCAAACGCCGCACTTGAAGGTGCTGAAGAAAGCATTTGGCACATTCATTGGCCAAGTTATACAAATGCACAAGATTTCGGAGAACGAGAAGGCTTATAGGCATCTATTCGAAGTGGCCGAACTTTTCAACTCTACGATGGAAAGCGATGTAATTCTCGAGGGCTTAATGGAAGCTGTGTGTGGATCTTTCCCGGCTTACAAAGTCAATCTGCTCCTTTCGAATGAACAGAAAGGCAAAACAAATGAGTACCGTTTGTTTGACTATGCCAATGAAAGGGCGTCTGCAGTCGATGCGTTCCTATCAGGGGACTTGACGATTGAGAATGCCGTTGATATTGCAAGCAGTCTTCTGAATGCGCCCATTCGAGGAAGGCAGGGGATTTACGGTATATTGCAGATAACTGCCCCGAAAAACACTGAATTTACGGTTGCGCAGAAGAGTTTTATCCGATCAATGGCGAATGGCGCAGGTAATGCACTCGAAAACGCCAGTCTCTACGACCAATCCCATCGCCTAGTCGATGATCTGCGATTAGTGAATGAAGCGTCTAGGGAATTGAATAGTAATTTGGATCTAGATGAAATGATCGCTTTTCTCAAAGTCCAGTTCATGAATGCGTTCTGCCCGCATGAAATGGCCTTTATCTTTTATGAAGACCAATGCAACTACTCCATCTCACCTTCGTCGACGCCACTCTTCAAAGAAACTGCAGGTAAAAGATATATAGATTCAGTTTCAGCACGTTTCAGAAATGGAGAAGAAGCAATTTTCGACGCCAATATACAAGAGGGTAATATCAATGAGTTCAAATCACTTGTCGCCCTTCCGATCAGCAATGGAGGTGAGGTGATCGGATTCGTAATCCTCATGCACCGGGAAGAGTACTTTTTTTCATTTGACAGTTATAAATTGATGCGCTCCCTCATCGGCCATTCATCGCTGGCGATTTCGAACATCATGCTGCGCGATCAGTTGCAAGAGCTTGTCAATAAAGATCATCTCACTAAATTATTTACTCGTTCGTATTTAGATGAAATTGTTACAGCATCGATAGATAGAGAGGAATCCGGCGTATTCATCTTATTGGATGTCGATGATTTCAAATTGGTGAATGACTCTTACGGGCATACAACAGGGGATATGGTGTTGCGGCAGATCTCGGCCTTGATCCTCTCGATAGTGGAAGGTCGGGGGATCGCAAGCAGATGGGGCGGTGAGGAAATTGCAATCTTCATGCCGTCCGCAACAGTAGAAGAAGGACTGGATTTGGCCAAACAACTTGTCATAGGAATACCTGAGGCCACCGATCCAACTGTGACAGTATCGATTGGCTTGAGTGGTTGGTCTCCTACTGACGGCAAATCGTATAAGGAGCTTTTCCAAGCGACGGATCACGCTCTTTATCATGCGAAAAACCATGGGAAGAACAGGTTCGTTCTACATGAGCAGCTTCAGCGCTGA
- the megL gene encoding methionine gamma-lyase, with amino-acid sequence MNKSKLHKDTLVIHEGYDDTEHHGSLAVPLYQTSTYSFETAEQGEKRFSGEEAGNIYSRLGNPTVRILEERMAALENGAGALAFGSGMAAVSSILVHLTKAGDHIICSRGIYGCTFGLLGIMEEKYNITHSLISMTTEDEIEKAITPETVCIYVETPINPTMELVDLKMVCDVARKHGLVVVVDNTFTSPYLQNPIDYGADFVLHSATKYINGHGDVIAGLLVGKDAEEMQKLKMTVQKDYGAIMSPFDAWLLIRGLKTLSVRMERHTANAEKLLAYLKGQKLVENIYYPFDQSNPQFEIAKRQMKAGGGLISFTVKGGKEGAQTFMDSLSLIKIAVSLGDAETLIQHPATMTHSGVPEADRLQMGIEDSLLRLSVGLEYADDLIADLDSAFIALAQKYSTHA; translated from the coding sequence ATGAATAAATCGAAACTGCACAAAGACACGCTCGTAATCCATGAAGGCTATGATGACACTGAACATCATGGCAGCTTGGCTGTGCCACTCTATCAGACTTCGACATATTCTTTTGAAACTGCAGAACAAGGGGAAAAGCGCTTTTCGGGTGAGGAGGCGGGCAATATTTACTCACGGCTCGGCAATCCGACCGTACGCATACTTGAGGAAAGGATGGCCGCACTTGAAAATGGGGCAGGTGCACTTGCTTTCGGCTCCGGAATGGCGGCGGTCAGCTCCATACTTGTCCACTTGACGAAAGCGGGCGACCATATTATCTGCTCTAGAGGAATCTATGGATGTACATTCGGTTTACTAGGAATCATGGAAGAGAAATATAATATTACCCATAGCCTGATCAGCATGACGACCGAGGATGAGATTGAAAAGGCAATCACACCGGAAACGGTATGTATTTATGTGGAAACGCCGATCAATCCGACGATGGAATTGGTAGACTTGAAAATGGTCTGCGATGTAGCTCGGAAACATGGATTAGTAGTCGTCGTAGATAACACATTCACCTCGCCTTATTTACAAAACCCCATTGATTATGGAGCGGATTTTGTCTTGCATAGCGCAACGAAATATATTAATGGTCATGGAGACGTAATCGCTGGACTGCTCGTCGGAAAGGATGCCGAAGAGATGCAAAAGCTGAAGATGACCGTTCAAAAAGATTACGGAGCGATTATGTCCCCGTTCGATGCATGGTTGCTCATCCGTGGATTGAAGACGTTGTCAGTCCGAATGGAAAGGCATACGGCTAATGCTGAAAAACTCCTTGCCTATTTGAAAGGACAAAAACTTGTCGAAAATATCTACTATCCTTTCGATCAAAGCAATCCACAATTTGAAATTGCCAAGCGACAAATGAAAGCTGGAGGCGGGCTCATTTCATTTACAGTAAAAGGCGGTAAAGAAGGCGCGCAAACATTCATGGATAGCCTCTCGTTGATCAAAATAGCCGTCAGTCTTGGTGATGCCGAAACGCTTATTCAACACCCGGCTACGATGACGCATTCAGGCGTTCCAGAAGCCGACCGCTTGCAGATGGGCATTGAAGATTCTTTGCTCCGTCTATCTGTCGGTCTCGAATACGCTGACGACCTCATTGCCGACTTGGATTCCGCATTCATCGCATTGGCACAAAAATATTCCACACATGCATAA
- a CDS encoding GAF domain-containing protein codes for MFTATNYSDIPKEKYVQLAKQLDALLTGESNRYANLSNASALLNQFFDRINWVGFYMMDGEDELVLGPFQGLPACIRIPLGKGVCGTAAQKQETILVPDVNQFPGHIACDAASRSEIVVPLIKDGEVIGVLDIDSPEYDRFNEDDQAGLEQFVNVLIKHIYKESIQ; via the coding sequence TTGTTTACTGCTACGAATTATTCGGATATTCCAAAGGAGAAGTATGTACAACTGGCAAAACAGCTTGATGCGTTGCTTACAGGAGAGAGCAACCGCTATGCGAATTTGAGCAATGCCTCTGCTTTGTTGAATCAATTTTTCGATCGTATCAATTGGGTCGGCTTTTATATGATGGATGGAGAGGATGAACTTGTGCTCGGGCCATTCCAAGGATTACCTGCTTGCATTCGCATTCCGCTAGGGAAAGGTGTATGCGGAACTGCAGCCCAAAAACAGGAGACCATTTTGGTTCCGGACGTCAATCAGTTTCCGGGCCATATAGCATGTGATGCCGCATCTCGTTCAGAAATTGTAGTTCCTTTGATTAAAGACGGTGAAGTGATCGGAGTTCTCGATATCGACAGTCCGGAGTATGACCGTTTTAATGAAGATGATCAAGCGGGGCTAGAGCAATTTGTGAATGTCTTAATTAAGCATATTTATAAAGAGTCTATCCAGTAA
- the ezrA gene encoding septation ring formation regulator EzrA yields the protein MVKYFIIPIIVLLVLVTIAFLFRRKHISEINKLEHEKMQIQNKPIFEEMMKVKQLNMTGETEEKFERWRNEWTEVVDVHMPKIDSLLFDAEDMIDRFRFKKATATEKEIQEKIRDCDKRKNDILDELNELIGSEEKNRIEMENLREQYRLARKSILAHQHSYGMTVVPLEKELESFTPKFEEYDELTANGNYLLAREIVITLSAKGERLSTLIHEIPSLLTELQNKMPASIRELRIGIKGMEEQSYNLAHLDLQNQLDEIEDGIGEQLTRLAQLDIDTVRQNVMDMNDRIDTFYDSLEKEVNAKHYVDFHFVEIEEALNAIIQLTRETSDEAVYVQQSYRLDEKEAKLPQASLKRLETIQNRHDTLKIMMEEEDSAYSYIQTELKGISDELEEIAEEQESLANRMKNLRIDENNVRNKLADLARELQNADRKLHRGNIPGIPDEMDARLEEAEEQLFLVSQSLQEIPLNMSVAESYLANAQTVVKEVNEKVEELLENVMLVERIIQYGNRYRASNPEMHERLLDAEESFRQFRYAKALEEAATAVEAVEPGAMKRIEEMLKEQV from the coding sequence ATGGTGAAATACTTCATCATTCCAATTATTGTTCTACTTGTACTTGTTACCATCGCCTTTTTGTTCAGGCGTAAACATATTAGCGAAATCAACAAATTAGAACATGAAAAGATGCAAATACAAAATAAGCCGATTTTTGAAGAAATGATGAAAGTAAAACAACTGAATATGACAGGCGAAACTGAGGAGAAATTCGAGCGGTGGAGAAATGAGTGGACCGAAGTCGTCGATGTACATATGCCTAAAATCGATTCGTTGCTCTTCGATGCGGAAGATATGATCGATCGTTTCCGATTTAAAAAGGCGACGGCGACGGAAAAAGAGATCCAGGAAAAAATCCGCGATTGTGACAAGAGGAAAAACGACATACTGGATGAGCTGAATGAATTGATCGGCAGCGAGGAAAAGAATAGGATTGAAATGGAAAACCTCCGCGAGCAATATAGATTGGCGAGAAAGTCAATTTTAGCCCATCAACATTCTTACGGAATGACTGTCGTCCCATTGGAGAAAGAACTTGAGTCCTTCACTCCTAAATTTGAGGAATATGACGAGTTGACGGCAAATGGAAACTATTTGCTTGCACGTGAAATTGTCATTACTCTATCTGCAAAAGGGGAGAGGCTTTCGACGCTTATCCATGAGATACCTTCATTGCTGACAGAGCTTCAAAACAAGATGCCTGCTTCCATACGGGAACTGCGGATCGGGATTAAGGGAATGGAAGAACAATCTTATAACTTGGCACATCTTGACCTGCAGAATCAGTTAGATGAAATCGAAGATGGAATTGGTGAACAATTGACGAGGTTGGCTCAACTTGACATCGATACAGTACGGCAAAATGTGATGGATATGAACGACCGCATCGATACATTCTATGATTCATTGGAAAAAGAAGTAAATGCCAAGCATTATGTTGATTTTCATTTTGTTGAAATTGAAGAAGCGCTTAATGCCATTATACAGTTAACGAGGGAAACATCCGATGAAGCCGTCTATGTCCAACAAAGTTACCGGTTGGATGAAAAAGAAGCGAAATTGCCTCAAGCAAGCTTGAAAAGGTTGGAAACGATCCAAAATCGTCATGACACGTTGAAAATCATGATGGAAGAAGAAGATTCGGCTTATTCCTACATACAAACGGAACTTAAAGGAATTTCCGATGAGCTTGAGGAAATTGCAGAGGAACAAGAAAGTCTTGCCAATCGGATGAAAAATCTACGGATTGATGAAAATAATGTTAGAAATAAGCTGGCTGATCTTGCACGGGAATTGCAAAATGCTGATCGTAAGCTGCACAGAGGCAATATCCCTGGCATTCCGGATGAAATGGACGCTAGGCTTGAAGAAGCGGAAGAACAGCTTTTCCTCGTAAGCCAAAGCTTACAGGAAATCCCTTTGAATATGTCGGTTGCTGAAAGCTATTTAGCGAATGCGCAAACCGTTGTCAAAGAAGTGAATGAAAAAGTCGAGGAACTTCTCGAAAATGTAATGCTTGTAGAGCGGATCATCCAATATGGAAATCGCTACCGTGCATCTAATCCGGAAATGCACGAAAGATTGCTTGATGCAGAAGAATCATTCCGGCAATTCCGCTATGCGAAGGCACTGGAAGAAGCGGCTACAGCCGTGGAGGCAGTCGAGCCTGGTGCAATGAAGCGAATTGAAGAAATGTTGAAGGAACAAGTGTAA
- a CDS encoding cysteine desulfurase family protein, whose amino-acid sequence MIYFDNSSTTRPDDSVLESFIAANMKYYANPASLHVLGREAEALLKRSKEQMLKLVDNESGEVILTSGGTEANNLAILGIAEAYSSRGNHVITTQIEHPSIMNACRKLEEIGFEVDYLTVDAEGLISIEELEKKLRKDTILVSIMHVNNEIGTIQPIRQCADLIKKSSRAVFHSDCVQSFGKLPVSMESLGLDAVTISAHKMNGLKNSGALLLKKNVTPQAINFGGGQENGLRSGTVSVPNAVAMAKAMRISTIQEERADYREWRNLLMDACSLYENIRILSPQYGAPHILSISFKSINGEVAVNYFQEQGIIISTSSACSSKNKSVGHVIEAIGLENKFKNGVIRVSFGNTNTKDEIDEFINVLKRFMELIERGM is encoded by the coding sequence ATGATTTATTTTGATAACAGCTCAACGACAAGGCCGGATGATAGCGTACTCGAATCTTTCATTGCCGCTAATATGAAATATTATGCGAATCCCGCTTCGCTGCATGTGTTAGGAAGGGAAGCGGAAGCTTTATTGAAGCGTTCTAAAGAACAAATGCTCAAGCTTGTCGATAATGAAAGCGGAGAAGTCATTCTCACGTCTGGTGGCACGGAAGCGAATAATTTGGCCATCCTTGGTATCGCTGAAGCATACTCTTCGAGAGGCAATCATGTGATCACAACCCAAATAGAACATCCTTCCATCATGAACGCATGTAGAAAATTGGAGGAAATCGGATTCGAAGTGGACTATTTGACAGTGGACGCCGAAGGCCTTATTTCTATAGAGGAATTGGAGAAGAAGCTTAGAAAAGACACTATTCTTGTCAGTATCATGCATGTCAATAATGAAATCGGCACAATCCAACCGATCAGGCAGTGCGCCGATTTGATCAAAAAAAGTAGCCGTGCAGTTTTTCACTCGGATTGCGTCCAAAGTTTCGGGAAGTTGCCTGTCAGCATGGAATCCCTTGGTCTGGATGCCGTTACCATCTCAGCGCATAAAATGAACGGATTGAAAAACTCGGGTGCTTTGCTATTGAAAAAAAACGTTACGCCACAAGCCATCAACTTCGGCGGCGGCCAAGAAAATGGCTTGAGGAGTGGTACGGTTTCTGTACCGAATGCTGTTGCCATGGCAAAAGCGATGAGAATAAGCACTATTCAGGAAGAAAGGGCAGACTATAGGGAGTGGCGGAATCTGCTGATGGATGCATGCAGTTTGTATGAAAACATACGCATCCTATCGCCGCAATATGGTGCTCCGCATATTTTATCCATTTCGTTCAAATCAATCAATGGAGAAGTGGCCGTGAATTACTTCCAAGAGCAAGGAATCATCATATCGACTTCAAGCGCCTGCTCCTCAAAAAACAAAAGTGTTGGACATGTCATTGAAGCAATTGGATTGGAAAATAAATTTAAAAACGGTGTCATCCGAGTCAGCTTCGGCAACACTAATACAAAAGATGAAATCGACGAATTCATAAATGTGCTTAAACGCTTCATGGAATTGATTGAGAGGGGAATGTAA